From Haemorhous mexicanus isolate bHaeMex1 chromosome 1, bHaeMex1.pri, whole genome shotgun sequence, one genomic window encodes:
- the CHPF2 gene encoding chondroitin sulfate glucuronyltransferase isoform X1 yields MRLGAVLSALRPALPLLLGLSLGCSLSLLRASWSHGAAEERCLAPGPPAPPARGAPPEAAEGRPGPGQEDFRPRIVPYYRDPNKPYKKVLRTRYIQTELGFHERLFVAVLTSKATLNTLAVAVNKTVAHHFPRLLYFTGLRSAKVPHGMVLVAHGDERPIWLMYETMNYIHQHFGSDYDWFYIMQDDTYAQAEQVKALVTHLSINQDVYLGRAEEFIGGDEQARYCHGGFGYLLSRSLLLKLHPHLDSCRNEILSVRPDEWLGRCIIDFLGISCVSQLQGQHYHTYELAKNTEPEKEEEEDFQAALAVHPVSDMTLMYRLHKQFSRIQLDRVYQEIQDLQMQIRNLTALTPAGEAGVTWPVGINAPFLPKSRFEVISWDYFTEQHLFSCPDGSPKCELSGASKADVSEIIESAVEQLNHLYQPLLRFSKRQLLNGYRRFDPTRGMEYTLDLLLEAATQKGHSHVLAKRVSLVRPLSKVEIIPMPYVTEATRVQLVLPLTVQDLDFVANFLDMFAMNTLDTHDNALLTLLFIYHPYDAQRVGQMDVFAGVKAMVGELEKRYADVKIPWISVKTEVPSQVKLMDIVSKKHPVDTLFFLASVWTEINMEFLNRCRMNTISNWQVFFPVHFQEFNPALVYRGEQTASSNTDFLRDGHFDRHSFAEACFYNSDYMTARTKLAADILDRDEVLESMEVFDVFLHYSGLHLFRAVEPGLVQKYTLRSCNPRLSEELYHRCVLSNLEGLASRSHLAMALFEQEQANST; encoded by the exons ATGCGCCTGGGCGCGGTGCTGAGCGCGCTGCGGCCCGCGCTGCCTCTCCTGCtcgggctgtccctgggctgcagcctgagcctcCTGCGCGCCTCCTGGAGCCACGGCGCGGCTGAGGAACGCTGTCTGGCACCGGGcccgcccgcgccccccgcccgtGGCGCTCCGCCCGAGGCAGCGGAGGGGAGGCCGGGCCCGGGCCAAGAGGACTTCAGGCCTCGGATTGTGCCGTATTACAGAGACCCCAACAAGCCTTACAAAAAAGTGCTCCG AACTCGCTACATTCAGACAGAATTGGGATTCCATGAGAGGCTGTTTGTGGCTGTGCTGACCTCCAAGGCCACACTGAACACATTGGCCGTGGCAGTGAACAAGACAGTGGCCCACCACTTCCCACGCCTGCTGTACTTCACCGGGCTGCGCAGTGCCAAGGTGCCCCATGGCATGGTGCTGGTGGCCCATGGCGACGAGAGGCCCATTTGGCTCATGTATGAGACCATGAACTATATCCATCAACATTTTGGTTCTGACTATGACTGGTTCTACATCATGCAGGATGACACCTATGCCCAAGCTGAGCAGGTCAAGGCTCTGGTGACACACCTGAGTATTAACCAAGATGTGTACCTGGGGCGAGCAGAGGAGTTCATCGGGGGAGACGAGCAGGCCCGTTACTGTCATGGGGGCTTTGGCTACCTGCTGTCCCGTAGCCTCTTGCTAAAGCTCCACCCACACCTGGACAGCTGTCGCAATGAGATCCTCAGTGTGCGCCCAGATGAGTGGCTAGGTCGTTGCATCATTGATTTCCTTGGCATCAGTTGTGTTTCCCAGCTCCAG GGCCAGCATTATCACACTTATGAACTAGCCAAGAATACTGAAccggagaaggaggaggaagaggactTCCAAGCAGCTCTTGCGGTGCACCCTGTTTCTGACATGACCCTTATGTACCGGCTGCACAAGCAGTTCAGCAGGATCCAGCTGGACAGAGTCTATCAGGAGATCCAGGACCTCCAG ATGCAGATCAGGAACCTGACAGCACTGACGCCTGCAGGTGAGGCAGGTGTGACCTGGCCTGTGGGCATTAATGCCCCATTCCTTCCAAAGTCTCGTTTTGAGGTGATCAGCTGGGACTACTTCACGGAACAGCACCTGTTCTCCTGTCCTGACGGCTCCCCAAAGTGTGAGCTCTCTGGAGCCAGTAAGGCAGACGTCAGTGAAATCATCGAGTCTGCGGTGGAGCAGCTGAACCATCTCTATCAGCCCCTGCTCCGCTTCAGCAAGCGGCAGCTGCTGAACGGCTACCGGCGCTTCGACCCCACACGGGGCATGGAGTACACTCTGGACCTGCTCCTGGAGGCTGCCACCCAGAAGGGTCACAGTCATGTTCTAGCCAAGCGAGTGAGCTTGGTCCGACCCTTAAGTAAGGTGGAAATTATTCCCATGCCATATGTGACAGAGGCCACACGAGTGCAATTGGTGCTTCCCTTGACAGTGCAGGACCTGGATTTTGTAGCAAACTTCCTGGATATGTTTGCTATGAACACACTGGACACACATGATAATGCCTTGCTGACTTTGCTTTTTATCTACCATCCCTACGATGCCCAGAGAGTTGGTCAGATGGATGTTTTTGCTGGAGTCAAAGCCATGGTAGGAGAGCTAGAGAAACGCTATGCAGACGTTAAAATCCCATGGATTAGTGTTAAAACAGAGGTGCCATCACAAGTAAAGCTCATGGATATAGTCTCAAAGAAGCACCCTGTGGACACATTGTTTTTCTTGGCCAGCGTCTGGACAGAAATCAACATGGAGTTTCTGAACCGCTGCCGCATGAATACCATCAGCAATTGGCAAGTCTTCTTCCCTGTGCATTTCCAGGAGTTCAACCCTGCGCTGGTGTACCGTGGTGAGCAGACAGCATCCTCCAACACTGACTTCCTGAGAGATGGGCATTTTGACAGACATTCCTTTGCTGAGGCCTGCTTCTATAATTCTGACTATATGACAGCACGTACCAAGCTCGCAGCTGATATCCTGGACCGAGATGAGGTGCTGGAGAGCATGGAGGTATTTGATGTCTTCCTCCACTATTCTGGCCTGCACCTGTTCAGGGCTGTGGAGCCGGGGCTAGTGCAGAAATATACACTGAGAAGCTGCAATCCCCGGCTCAGTGAGGAGCTGTACCACCGCTGTGTGCTCAGTAACTTGGAAGGACTTGCATCCCGCTCACATTTAGCCATGGCCCTCTTTGAGCAGGAACAGGCCAACAGCACTTGA
- the CHPF2 gene encoding chondroitin sulfate glucuronyltransferase isoform X2: protein MYFLYRTRYIQTELGFHERLFVAVLTSKATLNTLAVAVNKTVAHHFPRLLYFTGLRSAKVPHGMVLVAHGDERPIWLMYETMNYIHQHFGSDYDWFYIMQDDTYAQAEQVKALVTHLSINQDVYLGRAEEFIGGDEQARYCHGGFGYLLSRSLLLKLHPHLDSCRNEILSVRPDEWLGRCIIDFLGISCVSQLQGQHYHTYELAKNTEPEKEEEEDFQAALAVHPVSDMTLMYRLHKQFSRIQLDRVYQEIQDLQMQIRNLTALTPAGEAGVTWPVGINAPFLPKSRFEVISWDYFTEQHLFSCPDGSPKCELSGASKADVSEIIESAVEQLNHLYQPLLRFSKRQLLNGYRRFDPTRGMEYTLDLLLEAATQKGHSHVLAKRVSLVRPLSKVEIIPMPYVTEATRVQLVLPLTVQDLDFVANFLDMFAMNTLDTHDNALLTLLFIYHPYDAQRVGQMDVFAGVKAMVGELEKRYADVKIPWISVKTEVPSQVKLMDIVSKKHPVDTLFFLASVWTEINMEFLNRCRMNTISNWQVFFPVHFQEFNPALVYRGEQTASSNTDFLRDGHFDRHSFAEACFYNSDYMTARTKLAADILDRDEVLESMEVFDVFLHYSGLHLFRAVEPGLVQKYTLRSCNPRLSEELYHRCVLSNLEGLASRSHLAMALFEQEQANST, encoded by the exons ATGTACTTCCTTTACAGAACTCGCTACATTCAGACAGAATTGGGATTCCATGAGAGGCTGTTTGTGGCTGTGCTGACCTCCAAGGCCACACTGAACACATTGGCCGTGGCAGTGAACAAGACAGTGGCCCACCACTTCCCACGCCTGCTGTACTTCACCGGGCTGCGCAGTGCCAAGGTGCCCCATGGCATGGTGCTGGTGGCCCATGGCGACGAGAGGCCCATTTGGCTCATGTATGAGACCATGAACTATATCCATCAACATTTTGGTTCTGACTATGACTGGTTCTACATCATGCAGGATGACACCTATGCCCAAGCTGAGCAGGTCAAGGCTCTGGTGACACACCTGAGTATTAACCAAGATGTGTACCTGGGGCGAGCAGAGGAGTTCATCGGGGGAGACGAGCAGGCCCGTTACTGTCATGGGGGCTTTGGCTACCTGCTGTCCCGTAGCCTCTTGCTAAAGCTCCACCCACACCTGGACAGCTGTCGCAATGAGATCCTCAGTGTGCGCCCAGATGAGTGGCTAGGTCGTTGCATCATTGATTTCCTTGGCATCAGTTGTGTTTCCCAGCTCCAG GGCCAGCATTATCACACTTATGAACTAGCCAAGAATACTGAAccggagaaggaggaggaagaggactTCCAAGCAGCTCTTGCGGTGCACCCTGTTTCTGACATGACCCTTATGTACCGGCTGCACAAGCAGTTCAGCAGGATCCAGCTGGACAGAGTCTATCAGGAGATCCAGGACCTCCAG ATGCAGATCAGGAACCTGACAGCACTGACGCCTGCAGGTGAGGCAGGTGTGACCTGGCCTGTGGGCATTAATGCCCCATTCCTTCCAAAGTCTCGTTTTGAGGTGATCAGCTGGGACTACTTCACGGAACAGCACCTGTTCTCCTGTCCTGACGGCTCCCCAAAGTGTGAGCTCTCTGGAGCCAGTAAGGCAGACGTCAGTGAAATCATCGAGTCTGCGGTGGAGCAGCTGAACCATCTCTATCAGCCCCTGCTCCGCTTCAGCAAGCGGCAGCTGCTGAACGGCTACCGGCGCTTCGACCCCACACGGGGCATGGAGTACACTCTGGACCTGCTCCTGGAGGCTGCCACCCAGAAGGGTCACAGTCATGTTCTAGCCAAGCGAGTGAGCTTGGTCCGACCCTTAAGTAAGGTGGAAATTATTCCCATGCCATATGTGACAGAGGCCACACGAGTGCAATTGGTGCTTCCCTTGACAGTGCAGGACCTGGATTTTGTAGCAAACTTCCTGGATATGTTTGCTATGAACACACTGGACACACATGATAATGCCTTGCTGACTTTGCTTTTTATCTACCATCCCTACGATGCCCAGAGAGTTGGTCAGATGGATGTTTTTGCTGGAGTCAAAGCCATGGTAGGAGAGCTAGAGAAACGCTATGCAGACGTTAAAATCCCATGGATTAGTGTTAAAACAGAGGTGCCATCACAAGTAAAGCTCATGGATATAGTCTCAAAGAAGCACCCTGTGGACACATTGTTTTTCTTGGCCAGCGTCTGGACAGAAATCAACATGGAGTTTCTGAACCGCTGCCGCATGAATACCATCAGCAATTGGCAAGTCTTCTTCCCTGTGCATTTCCAGGAGTTCAACCCTGCGCTGGTGTACCGTGGTGAGCAGACAGCATCCTCCAACACTGACTTCCTGAGAGATGGGCATTTTGACAGACATTCCTTTGCTGAGGCCTGCTTCTATAATTCTGACTATATGACAGCACGTACCAAGCTCGCAGCTGATATCCTGGACCGAGATGAGGTGCTGGAGAGCATGGAGGTATTTGATGTCTTCCTCCACTATTCTGGCCTGCACCTGTTCAGGGCTGTGGAGCCGGGGCTAGTGCAGAAATATACACTGAGAAGCTGCAATCCCCGGCTCAGTGAGGAGCTGTACCACCGCTGTGTGCTCAGTAACTTGGAAGGACTTGCATCCCGCTCACATTTAGCCATGGCCCTCTTTGAGCAGGAACAGGCCAACAGCACTTGA
- the ABCF2 gene encoding ATP-binding cassette sub-family F member 2 yields MPSDLAKKKAAKKKEAAKARQRPRRVPDENGDAGTEPQEVRPPEANGTVLPEVDALTKELEDFELKKAAARAVTGVLASHPNSTDVHIINLSLTFHGQELLSDTKLELNSGRRYGLIGLNGIGKSMLLSAIGKREVPIPEHIDIYHLTREMPPSDKTPLQCVMEVDTERAMLEREAERLAHEDAECEKLLELYERLEELDADKAEARASRILHGLGFTPAMQRKKLKDFSGGWRMRVALARALFIRPFMLLLDEPTNHLDLDACVWLEEELKTFKRILVLISHSQDFLNGVCTNIIHMHNRKLKYYTGNYDQYVKTRLELEENQMKRFHWEQDQIAHMKNYIARFGHGSAKLARQAQSKEKTLQKMMASGLTERVVNDKTLSFYFPPCGKIPPPVIMVQNVSFRYTKDGPWIYNNLEFGIDLDTRVALVGPNGAGKSTLLKLLTGELLPTDGMIRKHSHVKIGRYHQHLQEQLDLDLSPLEYMLKCYPEIKEKEEMRKIIGRYGLTGKQQVSPIRNLSDGQKCRVCFAWLAWQNPHMLFLDEPTNHLDIETIDALADAINEFEGGMMLVSHDFRLIQQVAQEIWVCEKQTITKWQGDILAYKEHLKSKLVDEDPQLTKRTHNV; encoded by the exons ATGCCCTCCGACCTGGCCAAGAAGAAGGCGGCCAAGAAGAAGGAGGCGGCCAAGGCCCGGCAGCGGCCACGCCGGGTCCCGGACGAGAACGGAGATGCCGGGACGGAGCCGCAGGAAGTCCGGCCCCCGGAGGCCAACGGGACGGTGCTGCCAG AGGTGGATGCTCTTACAAAGGAGCTGGAGGATTTTGAGTTAAAGAAAGCTGCTGCCCGAGCCGTGACAGGAGTGCTGGCCTCCCACCCCAACAGCACTGATGTGCATATCATCAACCTCTCACTGACCTTTcatgggcaggagctgctgagtgaCACCAAACTGGAGCTGAACTCTGGGAGACGCTATGGCCTGATTGGACTCAATGGCATTG GGAAATCCATGCTTTTGTCAGCTATTGGGAAGCGAGAGGtgcccatcccagagcacattgACATCTATCACCTGACCCGAGAGATGCCTCCCAGTGACAAGACCCCTCTGCAGTGTGTGATGGAGGTGGATACAGAGAGAGCCATGCTGGAGCGAGAAGCAGAGCGTTTAGCTCATGAAGACG CGGAATGTGAGAAACTCTTGGAGTTATATGAAcgcctggaggagctggatgctgACAAGGCAGAAGCACGAGCCTCACGTATCCTTCACGGCTTGGGGTTCACGCCAGCCatgcagaggaagaagctgaaggACTTTAGTGGTGGCTGGCGAATGAGGGTGGCTCTTGCCAG AGCGCTCTTCATTCGGCCTTTCATGCTGCTGCTCGATGAACCCACAAACCACCTTGACCTGGATGCCTGTGTGTGGTTGGAGGAAGAGCTGAAAAC GTTCAAGCGGATTCTTGTGCTGATATCCCACTCCCAGGACTTCCTGAATGGTGTCTGCACCAACATCATCCACATGCACAACCGCAAACTTAAGTACTACACG GGAAATTATGATCAGTATGTAAAGACTCGCTTGGAATTAGAAGAAAATCAAATGAAGCGATTCCACTGGGAGCAAGATCAGATTGCTCATATGAAG AATTACATTGCACGATTTGGCCATGGTAGTGCGAAGCTGGCCAGGCAAGCTCAGAGCAAGGAGAAGACCCTTCAAAAAATGATGGCTTCTGGCTTGACAGAGAGAGTTGTGAATGATAAG ACTTTATCATTCTACTTTCCACCCTGTGGGAAAATTCCCCCTCCCGTCATCATGGTGCAGAATGTCAGCTTCAGATACACCAAGGATGGG CCATGGATCTATAATAACCTGGAGTTTGGAATTGACCTGGATACTCGTGTAGCTCTTGTTGGACCCAATGGAGCTGGAAAGTCAACACTGCTGAAACTGCTCACAGGAGAG CTGCTGCCCACAGATGGGATGATTCGCAAGCACTCGCACGTGAAGATCGGTAGATACCACCAG CACTTGCAAGAGCAGTTGGACTTAGACCTCTCACCATTGGAGTACATGCTGAAATGCTACCCAGAGAtcaaggagaaggaggagatgaGGAAAATCATTGGCAGATATGGTTTGacagggaagcagcag GTGAGCCCCATCAGGAACCTCTCTGATGGGCAGAAGTGCCGTGTGTGCTTTGCCTGGCTGGCCTGGCAGAACCCTCACATGCTCTTCCTGGACGAGCCCACCAACCACCTGGACATAGAAACCATAGATGCACTGGCAGATGCTATCAATGAGTTCGAGGGAGGAATGATGCTTGTCAGCCACGACTTCAGACTCATCCAACAG GTCGCACAGGAGatctgggtctgtgagaagcaGACAATCACCAAGTGGCAAGGGGACATCCTTGCCTACAAGGAGCATCTCAAGTCGAAGCTGGTGGATGAGGACCCGCAGCTCACCAAACGGACCCACAACGTGTGA
- the LOC132337495 gene encoding late histone H2B.L4, whose amino-acid sequence MSPEPLKKHGHAAASGEKRSKRKPKRKEAFSVYIYKVLKQVHPDLAISSKAMSIMNSFVNDMLERLAAEASRLAQYGRRATLTSREVQAAARLLLPGELAKHAVSEGTKAVTKYTSSK is encoded by the exons ATGAGCCCAGAACCTTTGAAAAAACATGGtcatgctgctgcttctggggaaaaaagatcTAAAAGGAAGCCAAAGAGAAAGGAAGCATTTTCAGTCTATATTTACAAAGTACTGAAGCAG GTGCACCCCGACCTCGCCATCTCCTCCAAGGCCATGAGCATCATGAACTCCTTTGTGAACGACATGCTGGAGCGGCTGGCGGCGGAGGCCTCGCGCCTGGCGCAGTACGGGCGCCGCGCCACGCTCACCAGCCGCGAGGTGCAGGCGGCCGCGCGcctgctgctgcccggggagctgGCCAAGCACGCTGTCTCCGAGGGCACCAAGGCTGTCACCAAGTACACCAGCAGCAAGTGA